The following is a genomic window from Sphingobacterium spiritivorum.
CAGTTTCGTAATGCTGCAGTACAAGTACTTACTGCAGAACAGATTCTGCCTTTATTACCAAGCGAAGACAGTAAACCAAAAGATAAGCAACCTAAAGAAGTCGATTATATTATCGAGCCTTCTAAAGAAAAGATTATTGAGGAACTGATTCCTAAAGCAATCAAGACACAACTCTATAAAGCGATCCTGGATTCTCATGCTTCTGAACACGGTGCACGTATGACGGCAATGGATAAAGCAACAGAAAATGCAGGAGATCTTTTGAAAGCATTGAAATTGTCTTACAACCAGGCACGTCAGGCTGCTATTACAACAGAACTTACTGAGATCGTTTCAGGTGCTGCTGCACTATCTAACGGATAAACGTAATTTTTATATAAGGAAAAAGGGGAAATCGATAGATTTCCCCTTTTTGTTGTATTAAAGATGCTGATTTCGTCTTACCATCTGATCAATGCTGATCCCCAGGTAAAGCCCGCGCCGAATGCAGCAAGGCAAACCAGATCTCCTTCTTTGATCTTTCCCTCTTCCCAGGCTTCACACAAGGCAATAGGTACTGAAGCGGCAGTCGTATTACCATATTTCTGGATATTATTAAATACCTGATCATCTCTTAGTCCAAGTGTTTTTTGCACATATTGAGAAATTCTCAGATTCGCCTGATGGGGGATGAGCATATCGATGTCAGCGGCAGTGAGGTTATTTTTAGCGAGTGCTTCTCCAATTACTTCCGGAAATTTGACCACTGCTTTTTTGAATACAGCCTGTCCGTCCATATATGCCGAAGTCGAACCATCTTCGAGCATTTCTTTAGTCATGTAGAGTCCGCCGAGTTCCTGATCCGGCCATTGCGGAGGATTCTCCAGCCACTTACCTGCAGAAGCTCCCGGATAATACATCGCCAGTTTCTCTGCATCGGCCCCGTCAGAATGAAGATGAGTGCTTAGGATGCCTTTGCCGGCTTCCTCTGTGGGTTGTAAGACCACAGCTCCCGCTCCGTCTCCGAAGATAACAGATACCGAACGGCTTCTCGTTGCAAAATCCATAGCAAAGGATTGCTTCTCGGAGCCGACAACGAGAATGTTTTTGTACATGCCGGTTTTGATAAACTGGTCAGCCACCGATATAGCATAGATAAAACCCGAACATTGGTTGCGAATATCAAGTGCACCTATTTCTTTCATTCCCATTTCGCGTTGCAGCAGTACACCACAGCCCGGAAAGTAATAATCCGGAGACAGTGTCGCAAAGATCACAAAATCAATTTCCCCGGCAGTCGTATTTGCGCGTTCAATAGCGATTTTAGAAGCTTCGATAGCCATCGTGGTCGTAGTTTCCCCCAACCGGTCGGCATAACGACGTTCCTTGATTCCGGTACGTTCCTGGATCCACTCGTCACTGGTGTCCATAAAACGGGTGAGATCATTATTGGTATACACATTTTTTGGGACGTAATAGCCTATCCCGGCAATTTTGGATTGAAACATATTTCTTTATCTTACAATTTTAAGAACTTCAAAATTACACAATTTTTGAAAATTACTTACTTTTGTATTATGAGTGTACAGACACAAGAGGAAACCTATTCATTAGAGGAGATTTTGGCAGCAGCTAAAAGCTCTAACAGACTTATTCTGTGGAATGATGAGACCAATACTTTTGACCATGTTATTGAATGTTTGATGAAGCATCTTCAATATACCGAAAAACAAGCTGAACAGATCGCCTGGAAAGTACATACTGAAGGGAAATGTGCTATTCTGGAAGGATCGTTTACAGAAATGGAAGTGTACAGAAAGATACTCAAATCTGAAGGACTTACCGTTTCTGTGGAATAAATTTGTCTGTTCAGGTGACTATGAATTCTTCGTAATAATGCGGTTACGAATAAGCGATTACAAGTAAAAAGAAGCATTTTTGCTTTTCCATTTGTAATCATATACAGCATGTCACCGAAAATCTTACTTTATTTTGTATTTACGCTACTACCCATTTTATCATTTGGACAAAATGTTCAGATCAAAGCTATCGTTGTTGATGAAAAGTCTAACGAGCCTATTCTAGGTGCCAGTGCTGCGCTTCTGAAACATTCTTCTCAGGCATATGTCAAAGGACAGCAGTCTGATATTAAAGGTCAGCTTCTTTTCCAGGATGTAGATGCAGGTGTGTATACACTGCGTATTTCCTATATGGGATATACCAACCTGATCCATGAAAATATCGTAGTACAGGCAAATAAAAATGTAGATCTCGGCACTTTGTCAATGCTGGAAGACGGCAAGATGCTGGGTGAAGTACTGGTAGAAGGAAAAGTACCTGCTATGGAAATCGGGATAGACCGTAAGGTCTTTAATGTCGGTCAAAGTCTCGTCAGCGTTGGCGGTACAGCTACAGATCTGCTGGCTAATGTGCCGACCCTGCAGGTAGATATGGATGGGACAGTGAGTTTACGCGGATCCAGCAGTGTACGTATTCTGATCGACGGGAAGGAATCTGCAATGGCAGGAAGCGATATTACAAGTCTGTTGCAATCTCTGCCCGCAAATGCAATTGAAAAAGTAGAGGTCATCACAAATCCATCTTCAAAATACGATGCCGAAGGTCAATCCGGAATCATCAATATTGTTTTGAAAAAAAATGTAAGAACCGGACTCAACGGTACTGTAAATGCTTCTGCAGGTTCCTATAATAACTATATGGCCGGAGCAAGTCTCAACTATAAAGATGAAAAATTCAATTATAGCGGAAGTTATAACTTCAATCGCCGTAATATGGTAGGCGGGGGCCTTACCAATAATACCTATCTTAATAATAACAGCCAGATTAATAATACGGAAGATTCCGAAAGAAAGGGAATCAATAATATGGTGAAACTAGGGGTAGAGTATTCACCAAATGAAAAGACGACCATTGGAATTTCGGGGAATCTGAGTATCCGGGATAATGATCGTCGTAATGATCTGAATTATATGTATTTCAATCATCCGGAGTTGTCCGGTACAAGCTTTAGAGGATCACGTCAGAAAGAAGATGATCTTGGGTATGATCTGAATCTGGATTTTAGCAGAAAACTTGCCAGGGAAGGAGAGGAATTGACGGCTAATTTTATGTACGGCAGAGATACCGAAGACGGAACCAATGATTTTGATCAGACTTTCTCTTCCGGACTTCCTCCGACCAGCAGATTGAATAAGACTTCTGAAGACGGAAAAAACATGAATATTCAGGTGGATTATGTACTTCCGTTTTCAAAGGACAGCAAATTAGAAACAGGATATAAATCTATTATTCGAAAATCATTTGATACCCAGTTTTCCGATACGCTGGACAACGTATCCGGTAATTATTTCCCTGATTACGGTATCAGTAATGATTTTGACCTGACTAATTCTGTGCATGCACTGTACGTAAATTATCAGAATAAGCTGACGGATAAGATTTCGTATCAGATCGGATTGCGTGGAGAGCAGACATATCTGACTTCTACGTACTTTAAGAAGGATCCTTCACTACCGGCAGACGAGATAGAGACAGTTGCCAAACAGGATTATTTCAGACTGTATCCTACTGCTTTTCTTACTTACGCTATAGGAGAGAAGGGAGATAAAATTCAATTCAGTTATTCACGTCGTGTACAACGTCCACGCGGCTGGCAGGTAAATCCCTTTGAGGATGTGTCCGACGATATGAACCGTCGTCAGGGAAACCCTAATTTATTGCCGGAGGATATCCATTCATTTGAAATGAGCTATGCTAAATTCTATGATAAATGGAATATTCTGGCTACAGGATATTACCGTCGTATGAAAGATGTGATGCAACCTTACATTTATGAAGTGGATACACTCTCCAGTGTGACCAGAAGCCGTTGGGAAAATCTGACGAATTCCAGTGTAGCAGGTCTGGAGCTTATCTCTAAAGTAAATGCAACGAATTGGCTGGACTTCACGATTAACGGAAATATGTTCTATAACCGTATAGATGGTAATGCGGACTTTGGAATCAAAGAGAGTGACGGAATCAACTGGAATGCTAACCTGACCTCTAATGTGAAGATACTCTCTACCTTGTCCGGACAGGTTCGGGCGGATTATAATGCTCCAAGATTGCTTGCACAAGGTAAAACAAAGGCTATGACAGGAATAGATGTTGGTCTGAAGCAGGAAGTCTTAAACAAAAAGGGAAGTATTATGTTTAATGTAAGGGACTTATTCAACACCCGTAAATTCGGAGGATATGTCAATACGGCTCAGGTAAATTCATCATTTGAACGCCGATGGATGAAGCGTATGTTTATGTTGTCATTCTCTTACAGGTTCGGAGCGCAGGATTTCGGAAAGAAAAAGCGTCCTGAGAATTCTATCGATATGGAGGGTGGCGAACAATTCTAATACAGATGATAAAAGGAATTAGCAATGTCGTAGTATTCGATTTTTTTTATTAAATTTAATCATCAGTTTGAATCGATTATAAAAAACAATACCATGAAATCAACATTTAATTACCTGTATGCAGGAATGGCTGCGCTAACTTTCTTGTTAGGCTCCGGAGCATTTCAACACGTTCAGGCACAAACAAAAAAAGCAGCGGCAACTTCTTATAAGCTGTTAGATCTTCCAAAAGTAGATATTAAGAAATTCCCGAAAAACAGTAAGGGTGCTTACATCATTTTTGACGGTAAATCTTTAGAGGGATGGAGAGGATATAATAAGGATCATGTGCCAACAAAATGGGGTATTGAAGATGGTACAATCAAATTTACAGCCAAACCTGTAGGCAGTACTGCCGGTGAAGGTGGTGATTTGATCTTTGCTCATGATTTCAAAAACTTTGAACTGGAATTTGAATGGAAAATTTCAGAAGCCGGAAATTCAGGAACATTTTTTCTGGCCAAAGAAATAGAAGGCCAGCCTATCTATATTTCCAGTCCGGAGTATCAGTTGCTGGACAATGAAAACCATCCTGACGCAAAAATGGGTGTTGATGGAAATCGTAAATCAGGATCACTTTATGATATGATTCCTGCAAAACCACAAAACGGTAAACCTGCCGGCCAGTGGAATTTGGCAAAGATTGTAGTTAATAATGGTAAAGTAACGCATTATCAGAACGGTGAAAAAGTAGTGGAATACACACTGTGGACACCTGAATGGATAGCACTGCTAGAGGCAAGTAAGTTCAGCAGTGAAAAATGGCCACTTGCATTTGAATTACTTAGTAAGGTCGGTGGCAAGACCAAATCCGGTGTGATTGGTTTCCAGGACCACGGCAATGATGTATGGCTTAAGAATGTAACGGTAAAAGTGCTGTAAATCCAGAGATATTATATAAAGCAAAAAGCAACGTAGGTGATACGTTGCTTTTTTGCTTTGGTATGAAGTTGCGACAAGATTACCTAAACGTTCTTCTTGTTATAAAATAGTATATTAAAAGCAAGGATTAAAAGTAATAATACAGTAATTCCTCCAGCAATTGTGAAAAGATAATCAACAATGCCCTTGTATAGGTTAATATGGAAAAATCCATTAATCATCAGCAGTATAAACAATATTATGTCTATTATGATAAATGTCAAAACAAGTTTAATGAGTATATGTTTCATGATACTTTATCTAACATTTGTATACGAAATAGTTGCTCCACGACTGTTTCCTTTTATTGACACATTGTAGGATCTAAAATAGTTAGCCGCACTGCTGAGGCTTATAGACTGTGTATAAAAACCTTTAATTGAGAAATCTGGATCAGCATTCCCACTGGCTGTTCCTGATAGTTGAGTATACCTTATATCACCAGCTTGAATTCCCTCATATTCAAGATAAGAAGTGACATTTCTGGTTGGAGATTGTGAATACTCACTATCAAATGAAACAACGATAAAAGCTAAACTAGGAAAACCACGCTCTTTGTAATAATTAGATCTTATTGTGTAATTATAGGTGACCCCTCTGTTTCCGCTCAAGTCATATCGACCATCAATAATTTTTATTGTATAACTTTTATCAAAATAGTCTACTGATGCAAAGCGGGCATTTTCTGATGACAACAATTGGTCTGTGCGGTCCAAATAAGAAATTAGTTCTGAAGAAGTGTTGAATTCCTTTGTGATATCAGCTTTTATATTAGGTGAGGAGGAGGCTAACTTCAAATTATATTTTTTAATAATTTCGCTACTCAATATTTTATCTGTTCCGATGTCTGATACTATTATTTCGTTTTTTTACAACTTAAACAAGTTGTAAGAATTAACATGAGTAATAATATTTTGTTGTTTTTTGCTTTCATTGTTTTTTATTAAAAATAATTATTTTTTTACGAAAAAATGCATTTATTTTTAATAAATTATACTAAAATAAATTTCAGGTTAAAATAAAAGATCATTAAGCATGTTTGCTGCGTATCGCATAATTTAGATAGCGGCCTAGAAATTTCCTCCCCGAAACTGTTGCTTAACTTCAGGATGAAGACGAAAAAACTTTTTGGCTGCAATGCTTTTAACCGCTTGAACAATACATTTAACCAGCAACACAGGCTCACTTTGTATCAAAACATTAGCATGGTTATGATCCGCACCAATCTCCGCGAAAAAAAATTGTAATGCAATTTTTGTCTTTGATAGTTGCCTGGCTGGAGGGAAGGCGTATCTTATCTACTTTTTCTTAATCAATAGGGTGCCGATTGCTTTTCCAAGATTCTCATACATGGCCTGTTTTTTTCTTTGTTGTTCAGCCTGTGCTTCCTCAATTTCGTCTTGTCTGTCCTGTTCGGCCTGTTCTCTCTCTTCCTTCTCCTGTGCCAGTACTGCTGTGGATTTTCTATTTATACTGGCCGCATAGTAGCCTTTTTCACTTGGACTATACTCGCTGTACATATAGATTTCTCCGATCGCATTGCCTGCTAATAATTGGTTCAACGGTAATTTACTGTACACACTTCCTGTACCATTATAGGTGTTGGTAATAATTTTGTCGTAATCATCTTTGTCGGATTGTCGGATAGTCTGCGTGATCCGTACACTTTTATTAAAAGGATAAGTGCTATCAGTGATATCATTGACAAAAGTAAATGTAGTAATAATGTTGCTTGTATATGATTTTTGCTGTTGTTCGGACCATCGGTAATAATCATAAATATACTGAATCGCACTTGCTGAAACTTTTATATTGTAAGTGCTTGATGACCAGTTGTTACCTGAATTTTTGTCTGTCCAGGCGCTCCACCCGCTCCAGGCATTCATACTATTGTCCCATGAATTTGAACAGTCTTTATTAATAAAGTATTCGACTATCTGCGCCTGTGAGCTTAATGCGGACATAGTCAAAAAAAACATAAGTAATATACGTTTCATAATAATCGGATTATAATTGGAGAAAAACGAAAATTATACTTGTTTATTGATCCGCAACGAAAGCTAATAATGCCTGCTTATTAGCCGGACATATTGCGTTCCGTTGCAGAAACCTGGCTTACAGAGGATAGAAATTTTCCGGCAACCTGGTTTGTGAGACAGGTTCACCGGAAACAAGCTATTCGGCATGCCTAAGATCAATTATTGCATGTCGTTACATCATAATTGATCGCACCTGTCAATGTTATTTTTTTTACGATAGCCGTATTTTCTATTTCTGTTTTTAATGCCTTTTTTGCCTCTGCATTATCATCATACATACAGTCTATGGCTACATTAATAGTTTCTATATCACCAACCTTTCTTCCTTGTGTGCTTTCATAGGTTGTTACATAGGTTACTTTTCCGCTAGCGCTGGCTGTTCCGCCATACTTCTTGCCTGAACGTACCACGAACCCCATTAGGACAGTCGTGATTAATGTTAAAGCCAATAGCATCATCATGTTTTTTTTCATCGTGGTATAGTATTTATCTGACCTACTCTGTTCAATATCCGATTTTCGGTGTACTCGTTTGTAGTTATGAAAAAGTACAGTATATGTTTATGATATAATCAGGTTGCTGTCCTTATATTCAGCTACTTAACAAATTTACCTGCTGTGTAAGGAAATTTTATATACCGAGTAGTAGGTATATTTATATATCTAATATTAGTACTATATTTATAACACCAATATTAATTAGCCTTTTTTATAAACAGCCATGAAGAGTTTTCTGTTGTTCTGGATATGTATCCTTTGCGGATGGTCTGGACTTGCTCAAGGCAGAGGGCCTATATTGATCGACAGTGCAGAACGTTTTAATATCAGCAATCACGGTTTTTTTTATGAAGACAGAATGCTTACAGCGACCATTGATACCCTGATACGCCTTAAGAATCAACACAGGCTGGATCCGCTTACACCTCATAAGACCTTTAATAAAGGGTTTAGTGAAAGTTACTGGTGGATTGTATTTGATGTTCATAATATTCTTAATGAAACAGTTCATCTTTTTTTTAATGAGCGGAGTAACAGTATCAATCGTCTTCAGCTATTCAAGGTGGACAGTACCGGAAGAGTAAGTGCAACAGGTTTGACAGGAGATCATTTCAAATTTAGCAGCAGGCAGGTAGAATACCACAATTATTTATTCCCCGTAAAACTAAAAGCTAATGAAAAGGCAACATTTTTTCTGTGGGCAGATAAAAGAGGTCAGAATATGACCATGCCTCTCGGTCTGGCTAAGGATGTAAGTTTGATGAGGGAAGAAATTCCTTTTTACACTGCATTCGGGATCTTTGTCGGTATCTACCTGTTTGCAATCGTCTTTAATCTTTTTCTCTATATTTCTCTCAGAGACAGTATTCATATCTATTATGCGCTTTATGTCATTTGCGTACTGATCTTCAATCTGGAGGATGAAGGTCTGGGATTTCAGTGGTTATATCGTAACCTGCCTTATTTGCAGGATTATCTGCGTAGTTTTATTGCTTATGCCAGTTCGGCTTTGCTGGTTCATATCATGTTACTTTTTATTCATCAGACCAGAGACAACAGCAGGTGGTACCCCATCCTCAATGGCTATAAGTGGTTTTGTGCCCTTTTGATGCTTTTGCCGGCTTATCTTTTTTTTGACAGCAGCCTGTGGATGGAAAAGCTCAATTTTTATACAGCCAATATTGTTGCGCTGCTGACTGTACTCATTCTGATTGTGAATACGATTGAACGCATTATCAGCGGATACAGACTGGCCTGGTATTATCTGGCTTCCATGTTGATACTGTTACTGGGTATCTTAAATTATGTGTTCAATATTCTGGGGATTACAAGCTTCTATTTGTTCAATACTACGGGCCTGGTAATAGGTCTTACTGTGGAGATTGTTTTTCTATCATTTGCTTTGACTCAGCGCTATAATTTTCTGAAAAAGGAGACCAGGATCCTGCAGCAGGAAAAGGCAAAACTGGAGATTGCTCTTGTCGATGATGTTTTTGCCGTTCAGGAGAAAGAGCGTATCCGCCTGGCAAGAGATCTGCATGATGATCTTGGGGGTACATTATCAGCTATTAAACTAAATGTTACGGCCTTCAAGGCTAATATTGTAAAATCACCGGATGAGATTCATGCATTTTATCAGCAGACGATTCGTATGATTGAAACAGCATGTGAGAGTTTAAGAGAAATATCCCATAACCTGATGCCCAAAACACTGGATGAGAAAGGCCTTACACATACGCTGTCAGAACAGCTTACTGAGCTTAATCAGTCTGGTCATATTACTTTTGAGTTTGTACATGAAATCGGAAGAGCCATATTGCCGGAGACGGAACTAACGCTATATCGCATTATGAAAGAGCTGATAAATAATGTGGTCAGACATTCTGCCGCAACAAAAGCATCTCTGCAGATTATTTCTACAGATGAACATATCATCGTGATGTGTGAGGATAATGGTACAGGATTCGATACCGGATCTACTCCTGCAGGTATTGGTCTCAGTAATATAAGGTTAAGAATAAATCACCTTAACGGGACGCTTAACCTGGAAAGTAATGAAAAGGGGACAAGCATTAGTATATTTATACCTCATTATGAATAAGGTTCAGGAACATAGTATCACTATTATGATCGCTGATGATCATCTGCTGTTCATGGAAGGGTTATGCGGTCTCTTACGCAGTCAGCCGGATTTCAGCGTTATTGCAAAGGCTACAAACGGCAAAGGTACCTTACATGTCTTGAATAAGCAGCAACCTGATCTTTTGATACTGGATCTCAATATGCCGGGTATGGATGGCGAAACCATAGCTGTCAAAGTTCATGAACAATATCCCTGCATTAAAATTCTGGTACTGTCGATGTACAGTAGCCCTGCTCTTCGGCGAAAATTAAAAGAAATCGGAGTTCATGGCTATCTTCCGAAGGATACCAGTACAAAACTGCTGTTTGATACTATCCGGGAGATCTGTAACGGTAAACCTTGTTTCGGGTCTGTATCCAATAATAATGAAGAGAATAAATTTTTGAGCAGTGATGTCTTTTTAAAGAAATACAAACTTACTTCCAGAGAACTGGAGATACTAAGGCTAATCGGTCAAAACTTTACCTCACAGCAGATCGCCGAAAAACTCTTTATCAGTATGTTTACTGTCGATACGCATCGTAAGAATATGATCTATAAACTTAAAGTGGATAAAAAGAACGGCTTATTTCAGTTTGCAATGTCGCATAATCTGAGTTAAATCAGGGGCTATTGTAGACAGGTTTTTTGCAGATAGACTAAAACATATGTTTCAATTCACTGAGATCAGTAATCGAATATGATACATCCTTTGGTAATTTCATATGATTGGGATTGAAATAAATGGCATCCATTCCCACGTTCTGAGCGCCTCTGACATCCGCATCCAGATTGTCTCCGATCATTACAGCATGTGCGGCAGATGTACCTGAAGTTTGCATCGCATGGTGAAAAATAAGTGGATCCGGTTTGTTCACACCCACCAGTTCAGAAATAAAAATATGCTGAAAATATTGCTTCAGATCGCTTTTC
Proteins encoded in this region:
- a CDS encoding outer membrane beta-barrel family protein → MSPKILLYFVFTLLPILSFGQNVQIKAIVVDEKSNEPILGASAALLKHSSQAYVKGQQSDIKGQLLFQDVDAGVYTLRISYMGYTNLIHENIVVQANKNVDLGTLSMLEDGKMLGEVLVEGKVPAMEIGIDRKVFNVGQSLVSVGGTATDLLANVPTLQVDMDGTVSLRGSSSVRILIDGKESAMAGSDITSLLQSLPANAIEKVEVITNPSSKYDAEGQSGIINIVLKKNVRTGLNGTVNASAGSYNNYMAGASLNYKDEKFNYSGSYNFNRRNMVGGGLTNNTYLNNNSQINNTEDSERKGINNMVKLGVEYSPNEKTTIGISGNLSIRDNDRRNDLNYMYFNHPELSGTSFRGSRQKEDDLGYDLNLDFSRKLAREGEELTANFMYGRDTEDGTNDFDQTFSSGLPPTSRLNKTSEDGKNMNIQVDYVLPFSKDSKLETGYKSIIRKSFDTQFSDTLDNVSGNYFPDYGISNDFDLTNSVHALYVNYQNKLTDKISYQIGLRGEQTYLTSTYFKKDPSLPADEIETVAKQDYFRLYPTAFLTYAIGEKGDKIQFSYSRRVQRPRGWQVNPFEDVSDDMNRRQGNPNLLPEDIHSFEMSYAKFYDKWNILATGYYRRMKDVMQPYIYEVDTLSSVTRSRWENLTNSSVAGLELISKVNATNWLDFTINGNMFYNRIDGNADFGIKESDGINWNANLTSNVKILSTLSGQVRADYNAPRLLAQGKTKAMTGIDVGLKQEVLNKKGSIMFNVRDLFNTRKFGGYVNTAQVNSSFERRWMKRMFMLSFSYRFGAQDFGKKKRPENSIDMEGGEQF
- a CDS encoding 3-oxoacyl-ACP synthase III family protein — encoded protein: MFQSKIAGIGYYVPKNVYTNNDLTRFMDTSDEWIQERTGIKERRYADRLGETTTTMAIEASKIAIERANTTAGEIDFVIFATLSPDYYFPGCGVLLQREMGMKEIGALDIRNQCSGFIYAISVADQFIKTGMYKNILVVGSEKQSFAMDFATRSRSVSVIFGDGAGAVVLQPTEEAGKGILSTHLHSDGADAEKLAMYYPGASAGKWLENPPQWPDQELGGLYMTKEMLEDGSTSAYMDGQAVFKKAVVKFPEVIGEALAKNNLTAADIDMLIPHQANLRISQYVQKTLGLRDDQVFNNIQKYGNTTAASVPIALCEAWEEGKIKEGDLVCLAAFGAGFTWGSALIRW
- a CDS encoding sensor histidine kinase; this translates as MKSFLLFWICILCGWSGLAQGRGPILIDSAERFNISNHGFFYEDRMLTATIDTLIRLKNQHRLDPLTPHKTFNKGFSESYWWIVFDVHNILNETVHLFFNERSNSINRLQLFKVDSTGRVSATGLTGDHFKFSSRQVEYHNYLFPVKLKANEKATFFLWADKRGQNMTMPLGLAKDVSLMREEIPFYTAFGIFVGIYLFAIVFNLFLYISLRDSIHIYYALYVICVLIFNLEDEGLGFQWLYRNLPYLQDYLRSFIAYASSALLVHIMLLFIHQTRDNSRWYPILNGYKWFCALLMLLPAYLFFDSSLWMEKLNFYTANIVALLTVLILIVNTIERIISGYRLAWYYLASMLILLLGILNYVFNILGITSFYLFNTTGLVIGLTVEIVFLSFALTQRYNFLKKETRILQQEKAKLEIALVDDVFAVQEKERIRLARDLHDDLGGTLSAIKLNVTAFKANIVKSPDEIHAFYQQTIRMIETACESLREISHNLMPKTLDEKGLTHTLSEQLTELNQSGHITFEFVHEIGRAILPETELTLYRIMKELINNVVRHSAATKASLQIISTDEHIIVMCEDNGTGFDTGSTPAGIGLSNIRLRINHLNGTLNLESNEKGTSISIFIPHYE
- a CDS encoding response regulator transcription factor, whose product is MNKVQEHSITIMIADDHLLFMEGLCGLLRSQPDFSVIAKATNGKGTLHVLNKQQPDLLILDLNMPGMDGETIAVKVHEQYPCIKILVLSMYSSPALRRKLKEIGVHGYLPKDTSTKLLFDTIREICNGKPCFGSVSNNNEENKFLSSDVFLKKYKLTSRELEILRLIGQNFTSQQIAEKLFISMFTVDTHRKNMIYKLKVDKKNGLFQFAMSHNLS
- a CDS encoding 3-keto-disaccharide hydrolase, with product MKSTFNYLYAGMAALTFLLGSGAFQHVQAQTKKAAATSYKLLDLPKVDIKKFPKNSKGAYIIFDGKSLEGWRGYNKDHVPTKWGIEDGTIKFTAKPVGSTAGEGGDLIFAHDFKNFELEFEWKISEAGNSGTFFLAKEIEGQPIYISSPEYQLLDNENHPDAKMGVDGNRKSGSLYDMIPAKPQNGKPAGQWNLAKIVVNNGKVTHYQNGEKVVEYTLWTPEWIALLEASKFSSEKWPLAFELLSKVGGKTKSGVIGFQDHGNDVWLKNVTVKVL
- a CDS encoding ATP-dependent Clp protease adaptor ClpS, translating into MSVQTQEETYSLEEILAAAKSSNRLILWNDETNTFDHVIECLMKHLQYTEKQAEQIAWKVHTEGKCAILEGSFTEMEVYRKILKSEGLTVSVE